A region from the Perca fluviatilis chromosome 16, GENO_Pfluv_1.0, whole genome shotgun sequence genome encodes:
- the grk1b gene encoding rhodopsin kinase GRK1b, whose amino-acid sequence MDLGGLETVVANSAYVSARGSMDGSSAAAMRDKKMRARLKLPHIRDCEHMKTSVDTTFDNMCIKQPIGKRLFQQFLESDATYKNAGELWKDIEDYTMCQEKEREQKAQKIVNKYYKSASKNFCSFLEEKAVTRVVEDFKHVRGDLFKESEKQLLKHLEKATDGFKNSMYFLRYVQFKWLESQPVDEEWFNDFRVLGKGGFGEVFACQAKATGKMYANKKLEKKRLKKRKGYEGAIVEKRILAKVHSRFIVSLAYAFQTKTDLCLIMTIMNGGDLRFHMYNVDEKNPGFDEKRACFYTAQIICGVEHLHQNRIIYRDLKPENVLLDDAGHVRLSDMGLAVELPSGKDKTTGYAGTPGFMAPELLEKKEYDYTVDYFTLGVTLYEMIAAKGPFRVRGEKVENTEVARRILNDPVSYTPAFSKESKDICEGLMHKDPAKRLGFKNNECEELKNQPFFKDINWGRLQSGLLPPPFVPSATTVYAKDIGDVGAFSTIKGVVLDNKDTEFYNDFASGNIPIPWQEEMIETGVFGELNIWGENGKLPNDLDPNYVETKGGGCVLL is encoded by the exons ATGGACCTCGGTGGTTTGGAGACGGTGGTGGCAAACTCTGCCTATGTTTCAGCCCGTGGTAGTATGGATGGATCATCAGCAGCAGCCATGCGTGACAAGAAGATGCGGGCCAGGCTGAAGCTCCCACACATCAGAGATTGTGAACACATGAAAACATCTGTAGACACAACCTTTGACAACATGTGTATCAAACAGCCCATTGGCAAGCGCCTGTTCCAACAGTTTCTGGAGAGTGATGCAACCTATAAAAATGCTGGAGAGCTGTGGAAAGACATTGAAGACTACACCATGTGtcaagaaaaggagagagagcagaAGGCCCAAAAAATTGTCAATAAATACTATAAGTCCGCTTCAAAGAATTTTTGCAGCTTCTTGGAAGAGAAGGCTGTCACTCGAGTTGTTGAAGACTTCAAGCATGTCCGTGGTGACCTGTTTAAAGAGAGCGAGAAGCAGCTGCTCAAACACCTGGAGAAGGCCACAGATGGCTTTAAGAACAGCATGTACTTCCTGCGTTATGTTCAGTTCAAATGGCTGGAGAGCCAGCCTGTTGATGAGGAGTGGTTCAATGACTTCAGGGTCCTGGGTAAAGGAGGTTTTGGGGAAGTGTTTGCTTGTCAGGCTAAAGCAACAGGAAAAATGTATGCCAACAAGAAGCTGGAGAAAAAGAGGCTGAAGAAACGCAAAGGCTACGAG GGAGCAATTGTGGAAAAGCGCATTCTTGCAAAGGTTCACAGCCGCTTCATTGTGTCACTGGCTTACGCCTTCCAGACCAAGACTGACCTCTGCCTAATCATGACCATCATGAATGGTGGAGACCTCAG GTTTCATATGTATAATGTGGATGAAAAGAATCCTGGTTTTGATGAGAAGAGAGCATGTTTCTATACAGCTCAGATCATCTGTGGGGTGGAGCACCTTCACCAAAACAGGATAATCTACAGAGACCTGAAACCAGAGAACGTGCTGCTGGATGATGCAG GACACGTCCGCCTGTCAGATATGGGTCTGGCTGTTGAACTTCCGTCAGGAAAAGACAAAACTACTGGATATGCAGGAACTCCAG GTTTCATGGCTCCAGAGCTGCTCGAGAAGAAGGAGTATGACTACACGGTGGACTATTTCACACTGGGGGTCACCCTGTATGAGATGATTGCTGCCAAAGGGCCCTTTCGAGTACGAGGAGAAAAG GTTGAGAATACCGAGGTAGCTCGCAGAATCTTGAACGATCCAGTTTCATATACACCAGCCTTCAGCAAAGAGTCCAAAGATATCTGTGAAGGCCTGATGCACAAGGACCCTGCGAAACGCCTCGGGTTCAAAAATAACGAGTGTGAGGAGCTCAAGAACCAGCCCTTCTTCAAAGACATTAACTGGGGCCGTCTGCAATCAG GTTTGCTACCTCCACCATTTGTCCCTAGTGCTACGACGGTCTATGCCAAAGATATTGGTGATGTGGGCGCCTTCAGCACAATCAAAGGTGTGGTCCTGGATAACAAGGACACTGAGTTCTACAATGACTTTGCTTCTGGCAACATCCCGATCCCATGGCAGGAAGAGATGATTGAGACGGGTGTGTTTGGAGAGCTGAATATCTGGGGAGAGAACGGAAAGCTGCCCAATGACCTCGACCCAAACTACGTGGAAACCAAAGGTGGAGGATGTGTGCTCCTGTGA
- the slc25a35 gene encoding solute carrier family 25 member 35 — MDFLLSGFAACGACLFTNPLEVVKTRMQLQGELKSRGSYQVYYRNVFHAFYTIGKVDGLAGLQKGLAPGLVYQFFMNGVRLGSYAIIENTGYIHTNGRVSAAKTTLAGALAGVVGAVVGSPVYLVKTHLQSQSSSSIAVGHQYKHKGMIHALAAIYKQHGILGLWRGSSAAVPRVSVGSSAQLSTFSSSKELVIDLQVFPKDSWLVALTAGMISSLVVVMAMTPFDVVSTRLYNQPVDHLGKGQLYKGFADCFSKMLKKEGFMGLYKGLGASYFRIGPHTILSLFLWDELRKLHQQFRDKETV; from the exons ATGGATTTCTTGCTGAGCGGATTTGCGGCGTGCGGAGCGTGCCTGTTCACTAACCCGCTGGAGGTCGTCAAAACGCGAATGCAGCTTCAGGGAGAGCTCAAGAGCCGGGGCTCATACCAGGTTTACTATCGTAACGTGTTCCACGCTTTTTACACTATCGGTAAAGTGGACGGACTGGCCGGCTTACAGAAGGGACTGGCCCCCGGGCTCGTTTATCAGTTTTTTATGAATGGAGTCAGGCTCGGTTCGTACGCCATCATTGAGAACACTGGTTACATCCACACCAATGGAAGGGTCAGCGCGGCCAAAACCACGTTAGCAGGGGCTCTGGCTGGAGTGGTGGGAGCCGTGGTGGGAAGTCCTGTATACTTG GTAAAGACTCATCTGCAGAGTCAGTCTAGCTCCTCTATTGCAGTTGGACATCAATATAAACACAAG GGGATGATCCACGCTCTGGCAGCCATCTACAAACAGCATGGCATTCTGGGATTGTGGAGAGGCTCCAGTGCTGCTGTACCGAGGGTCAGCGTGGGGTCATCTGCACAACTCTccaccttctcctcctccaaGGAGCTTGTGATTGACCTACAG GTGTTCCCAAAGGACAGCTGGTTGGTCGCCCTAACTGCTGGCATGATCAGCAgtttggtggtggtgatggctaTGACCCCTTTTGATGTAGTGAGCACACGGCTCTACAACCAGCCTGTGGATCATTTGGGCAAG GGGCAGCTTTATAAAGGATTCGCTGACTGCTTTTCTAAGATGCTGAAGAAGGAGGGCTTTATGGGACTCTACAAAGGCTTGGGAGCCTCTTATTTCCGGATTGGTCCACACACCattctgtctttgtttttatgGGATGAACTGCGCAAACTGCACCAGCAGTTCAGGGACAAGGAAACTGTGTAA
- the LOC120543760 gene encoding mannose-P-dolichol utilization defect 1 protein-like, whose product MATSPVKDFLVTYIMPEKCYERIFVSFYINVPCLTFIMNRAVGLWILLDTFLAQLLQLLKILWRRSADGLSLTSVLLQLYAFSCPVVYAMANNFPLFAWGERLFALAQTAAIVFLILHYRGETLKGMLFLLAYGCLMFLLGSYAAAAAVSVMQTSSLATLIASKVLQAGTNYCNGHTGQLSTLSVLLSWAASLGVIFVTLQETGSSFATLSHTVSACLSGVLLAQVLCYRSSTTTSRKKNE is encoded by the exons ATGGCCACGTCTCCCGTCAAAGACTTCCTGGTTACATATATAATGCCAGAAAAATGTTATGAGAGGATTTTCGTCAGCTTTTACATAAACG TGCCTTGCCTAACGTTTATAATGAACAGAGCTGTCGGATTATGGATCTTACTGGACACTTTCCTGG CACAGCTACTTCAGCTGTTGAAGATACTGTGGAGAAGAAGTGCAGATGGCCTGAGTCTGACCTCCGTGCTGCTGCAACTATATGCTTTCTCATGTCCTGTTGTGTATGCCATGGCCAACAACTTCCCACTCTT TGCCTGGGGTGAGAGGCTCTTCGCCTTGGCCCAGACCGCAGCGATTGTCTTCCTCATCCTGCATTATCGTGGTGAAACTCTAAAAG GTATGTTGTTCCTCTTGGCTTATGGGTGTCTAATGTTCCTTCTGGGCTCctacgcagcagcagcagctgtctcAGTAATGCAGACCTCAAGTTTGGCAACTTTAATTGCAAGCAAG GTTCTCCAGGCTGGAACCAACTACTGTAACGGCCACACAGGCCAACTGTCCACTCTGTCTGTGTTACTATCGTGGGCAGCGTCTCTGGGTGTTATCTTTGTGACTCTGCAG GAGACAGGAAGCTCGTTTGCCACTCTGTCACACACAGTGTCAGCCTGTCTCAGCGGGGTCCTCCTGGCCCAGGTCCTCTGCTACAGGAGCAGCACCACCACCTCTAGAAAGAAGAACGAGTAG
- the LOC120543761 gene encoding transmembrane 4 L6 family member 4-like isoform X2: MCTGKCSRCIAVTLYPLALICIICNIVLFFPGGDVKYAKDGHLTEEVTYMGGLVGGGVMVLTAAIYINMTEAQGCCGNRFGMFLSIAFAAVGVAGALYSFIVAVLGLNNGPFCEYDGMWTTPFKNSNSTYLANQELWAKCTEPKNVVRFNMGLFLTLMATSCLQMLLCAIQMINGLFGCLFGVCINKEQP, from the exons ATGTGTACTGGAAAATGTTCCCGTTGTATTGCTGTTACTCTGTACCCATTAGCACTTATATGCATCATCTGTAACATCGTGCTGTTCTTTCCTGGCGGGGACGTCAAGTATGCCAAGGATGGACACCTTACTGAGGAGGTGACATACATGGGGGGACTCGTTGGAGGGGGTGTAATG GTGTTGACCGCAGCCATTTACATCAACATGACTGAAGCTCAGGGGTGCTGTGGAAATCGCTTTGGG ATGTTCTTATCAATTGCATTCGCCGCAGTTGGAGTGGCCGGTGCCCTGTACAGTTTCATCGTGGCAGTGCTCGGTTTGAATAATGGGCCCTTCTGCGAATATGATGGGATGTGGACGACACCTTTTAAAAACAG TAATTCCACCTACCTGGCCAACCAGGAGTTGTGGGCAAAATGCACAGAGCCAAAGAACGTGGTGCGGTTCAACATGGGATTGTTCCTTACCCTGATGGCGACCAGCTGTCTGCAGATGTTGCTCTGTGCCATTCAGATGATCAATGGGCTGTTTGGTTGCCTGTTTGGAGTCTGCATCAACAAAGAG CAACCATAA
- the LOC120543761 gene encoding transmembrane 4 L6 family member 4-like isoform X1 encodes MCTGKCSRCIAVTLYPLALICIICNIVLFFPGGDVKYAKDGHLTEEVTYMGGLVGGGVMVLTAAIYINMTEAQGCCGNRFGMFLSIAFAAVGVAGALYSFIVAVLGLNNGPFCEYDGMWTTPFKNSNSTYLANQELWAKCTEPKNVVRFNMGLFLTLMATSCLQMLLCAIQMINGLFGCLFGVCINKENLQQP; translated from the exons ATGTGTACTGGAAAATGTTCCCGTTGTATTGCTGTTACTCTGTACCCATTAGCACTTATATGCATCATCTGTAACATCGTGCTGTTCTTTCCTGGCGGGGACGTCAAGTATGCCAAGGATGGACACCTTACTGAGGAGGTGACATACATGGGGGGACTCGTTGGAGGGGGTGTAATG GTGTTGACCGCAGCCATTTACATCAACATGACTGAAGCTCAGGGGTGCTGTGGAAATCGCTTTGGG ATGTTCTTATCAATTGCATTCGCCGCAGTTGGAGTGGCCGGTGCCCTGTACAGTTTCATCGTGGCAGTGCTCGGTTTGAATAATGGGCCCTTCTGCGAATATGATGGGATGTGGACGACACCTTTTAAAAACAG TAATTCCACCTACCTGGCCAACCAGGAGTTGTGGGCAAAATGCACAGAGCCAAAGAACGTGGTGCGGTTCAACATGGGATTGTTCCTTACCCTGATGGCGACCAGCTGTCTGCAGATGTTGCTCTGTGCCATTCAGATGATCAATGGGCTGTTTGGTTGCCTGTTTGGAGTCTGCATCAACAAAGAG aaCCTACAGCAACCATAA
- the tm4sf21a gene encoding transmembrane 4 L6 family member 1, with the protein MCTGKCSRCIAVTLYPLALISIICNIVLFFPGGDVKYAKDGHITEEVKYMGGLVGGGVMVLIPALYIHLTGKEGCCGNRCGMFLSIAFAALGVAGALYSLIVAVLGLQNGPLCKVLLIWSTPFKNRDSSYLTDHTWWGTCTEPKDIVQFNIGLFATLLATSSLQVVLCAIQMINGLFGCLCGTCANKGPL; encoded by the exons ATGTGTACTGGAAAATGTTCCCGTTGTATTGCTGTTACTCTGTACCCATTAGCACTTATATCCATCATCTGTAACATCGTGCTGTTCTTTCCTGGCGGGGACGTCAAGTATGCCAAGGATGGACACATTACTGAGGAGGTGAAATACATGGGGGGACTCGTTGGAGGGGGTGTAATG GTGTTGATCCCAGCACTTTACATCCATTTGACTGGAAAAGAGGGGTGCTGTGGAAATCGCTGTGGG ATGTTCTTATCAATTGCATTCGCTGCATTGGGCGTGGCTGGTGCCCTGTACAGTTTAATTGTGGCAGTGCTCGGTTTGCAGAATGGGCCTCTCTGCAAAGTTCTTCTGATTTGGTCGACACCTTTTAAAAACCG AGACTCAAGCTACCTGACTGACCACACGTGGTGGGGAACATGCACAGAGCCTAAGGACATTGTGCAGTTCAACATTGGCTTGTTTGCTACTCTGCTGGCCACAAGCAGTCTGCAGGTGGTTCTCTGTGCCATTCAGATGATCAATGGGCTCTTTGGCTGCCTGTGTGGAACCTGCGCCAACAAAGGG CCGCTGTGA
- the slc25a15b gene encoding solute carrier family 25 member 15b, with protein MAPHPVVQAIIDLSAGAIGGAACVFSGQPLDTAKVKMQTFPTMYRGFIHCVSSTYKQVGLRGLYQGTTPALMANIAENSVLFMSYGFCQQVIRFTAGLPSEAVLSDTQKACAGSVASIFSSLVLCPTELVKCRLQAMYEMEASGKIAKSDNTMWSVVKSIMRNEGPQGFFQGLTTTIAREVPGYFCFFGAYELCRSTFADYMKCDRDDIGVAPIVFSGGFGGACLWLVVYPFDCVKSRIQVMSMTGKQAGFFKTFMTIARTEGTRALYSGLTPTMVRTFPANGALFLGYEASRKLMMKQYDN; from the exons ATGGCCCCACACCCTGTGGTCCAGGCCATCATTGACCTCTCTGCAGGCGCCATAG GGGGAGCTGCATGTGTCTTTAGCGGGCAGCCTCTAGACACAGCAAAGGTCAAGATGCAGACCTTTCCTACGATGTACCGGGGTTTCATCCACTGCGTCTCGTCCACCTATAAACAAGTGGGTTTGCGTGGTCTCTACCAGGGCACCACGCCGGCACTGATGGCCAACATCGCCGAGAACTCTGTGCTCTTCATGAGCTACGGCTTCTGCCAGCAGGTCATCCGTTTCACAGCTGGACTGCCCAGTGAAGCTGTCCTGAG TGACACGCAGAAAGCCTGTGCTGGCTCAGTAGCATCCATTTTCTCCTCGCTAGTACTCTGCCCCACTGAGCTCGTCAAGTGTCGGCTGCAAGCCATGTATGAAATGGAGGCATCAGGCAAGATTGCTAAGAGCGACAA TACAATGTGGTCAGTGGTGAAATCCATCATGAGGAATGAGGGGCCGCAGGGCTTCTTCCAGGGCCTGACCACCACCATAGCAAGAGAAGTCCCCGGTTACTTCTGCTTCTTCGGTGCCTATGAGCTCTGCCGCTCCACCTTTGCCGACTACATGAAATGTGACCGAGACGACATAG GTGTGGCCCCAATCGTGTTCAGCGGTGGTTTCGGGGGCGCGTGCCTTTGGCTGGTGGTGTATCCCTTCGACTGCGTCAAGTCTCGGATCCAGGTCATGTCTATGACGGGAAAACAAGCAGGGTTTTTCAAAACCTTTATGACCATCGCTCGTACTGAAG GTACGAGGGCACTCTACTCTGGTCTTACCCCCACCATGGTCCGCACCTTCCCTGCTAACGGAGCGCTGTTCCTGGGTTATGAGGCCAGCCGGAAGCTCATGATGAAGCAGTATGACAACTGA